The genomic region TCGCCCGCATCGGGATGATCTGCGCGAGCAGGATCCGCACCTCCGGGTTGCGCGCCCGGAGCTGCCCGACCAGCTTCGCGTACGCGGCCAGCACCGCCTCGGTCCCGGCCCCGTGCCACAGGTCGTTGGTGCCCAGGTGCATCAGCACGATGTGCGGTCTGGCCACGGCCAGCCAGGACGGCAGCAGGTCCTCCCGCGCGATCCTGGTGGCCTGGTAGCCGCTGTACCCCGCGTGGTCGCGGTCGTAGGTCAGCGGGCAGGCGCCGCCGGTCCTGGGGCCCACGAAGTCGAGGTCGGTGTGCCCGGCCGCCCGGAGCTGGTGCCAGAGGACGGCGCGCCAGCAGCCAGGAGCACCGGTGATCGAGTCGCCCAGCGGCATGATCCGGACCTGGGCCGGTGGCAGCACCCAGGCCAGGGCGATCACCAGGCTGAGCGCGAGGAGGACCACCGGAGCCCGGCCAACCCGGCCAGCCGACATCGGGACTCCCTGTCACGCCTGAAGGTCGGGTCTGTCCATCCTCAGGTACCCGCTGGTGGACAAATCACTCGCGCACCGTGATCGCCGCGGCCGGGCACACCGCGGCGGCCTCGCGGATCGTCTCGTGCAGCGCCGCGGGCGGCTGTTCCGCCAGCAGCACGACGATGCCGTCCTCCTCGCGCTGGTCGAACACCTCCGGCGCGAGCAGCACGCAGGTGCCCGCGCCGCAGCACCGGTCCTGGTCCACGGTGATCTTCATGGTTCCTCCTTCGTGACCGGGGCCAGCCACAGTCCGACCAGCGCGTCGATCAGGCCGGTGCCGGCGTCCTGCCAGCTGGACCTGGGGGTGTGGGTGTGCTCGGCGAGGGCGAGCTCGCGTTCGGCCATCATGTGCACCATCAGGTGGCGGAGCATGCCGCCGCGTTCGTCCCTGACCTCGCCGGGCAGGTCGGGCAGGCTGCGGTGCAGTCCGTCGACGATCCGGTGGAGGCTGGGGGAGGTCAGCGCCTCCTCCTCCATGATCGGGCGCAGCGACGGGTCGGTCATCACCTGCGCGGCGAAGCGGGCGAACCAGGTCGGGCTGCCCAGCGAGGCCAGGTGGTCGGTGAGCGGGCGGACCAGGCAGGTGATCCAGTCCCGGACCTCCCTGCTGCCGGCGACCTCGGCGACCATCGGGTCGCGCCGCCGCTCCATCGCGGTGGCGTGCCTGCGGATGACCGCCCGCACCAGGTCGGCCTTGGTGCCGAAGTGGTAGCCGACCACGGTGTTGTTGCCCTGCCCGGCGGCCTCGGCGACCTGCCGGTTGGACACCGCGAACACGCCGTGCTCGGCGAAGAGCCGTTCCGCGGCGGTGAGGATCTGTTCCCTGGTGGCTTGGGCCCGCGCCGCCCTGCTGGTGGTCATGGCCCCCATCGAACCGGAAGCTCCCGCAGCCCGCCCACCGCGAGTCCCTCGACCTTGCGCAGTTCGGCCACCGGCACGGCCAGCTCCAGGGCAGGCAGCCTGCGCAGCAGCACCTCCAGGGTCACCTGCAGCTCGGTGCGGGCCAGCGGCTGGCCGAGGCAGGCGTGCGCGCCCGCGCCGAAGGCCAGGTGCGGGTTGGGGCTGCGGCCCAGGTCCAGCTCGGCGGCGGCGGTGAAGGCGCGCTCGTCCCGGTTGGCCGCGGCCATGCTGCACACCGCGGTGGTGCCGCTGGGCAGGGTGGTCCCGGCGATCTCGATGTCCTCGGTGAGGTAGCGCGCCATGCCGAAGCCCGCGTTGGCGTCCAGCCGCAGCGTCTCCTCCACCGCGGTGCGCACCAGCGAAGGCTCGGCCAGCAGCCGTTCCCAGTGCCGCCGGTCGGCCAGCAGCATCGCGGTCATCTTGGTGATCATGTTGGCGGTGGTCTCGTGCCCGGCGATCAGCAGGCCCATGCCGGTGGCGATCAGCGCCGGGTCGGACATCGGCTCGCCGTCCGGGCCGGTCTCCGCGATGAGGGCGCTGAGCAGGTCCTCACCGGGCTCGGCGCGCTTGGCCGCGATGTGCCCGGCCATGTACCGGGCGAACTCCGCCTGCGCCAGGTCCATCTCGGCCTGGGTGTAGCGGGTCATGCTCAGCAGCGCGTCCGACCAGTGCGCGAAGCGGTCCCGGTCGGCATCCGGCACGCCGAGCAGGTCGCAGATCACCCACACCGGCAGCGGAAAGCCCAGCGCCGCCTTGAGATCCGCGGGCGAGCCCTTGGCCACCATGTCGTCCACCAGCTGCTCG from Crossiella sp. CA-258035 harbors:
- a CDS encoding SGNH/GDSL hydrolase family protein, yielding MSAGRVGRAPVVLLALSLVIALAWVLPPAQVRIMPLGDSITGAPGCWRAVLWHQLRAAGHTDLDFVGPRTGGACPLTYDRDHAGYSGYQATRIAREDLLPSWLAVARPHIVLMHLGTNDLWHGAGTEAVLAAYAKLVGQLRARNPEVRILLAQIIPMRAIGCDPCARRVLALNRAIPGWAAQRSTARSPITVVDQWTGFDAATDTIDGVHPNDTGFRKMADRWLPAVTEALSRRPPPGRGPPGSSAPGPGRDGALPR
- a CDS encoding ferredoxin — protein: MKITVDQDRCCGAGTCVLLAPEVFDQREEDGIVVLLAEQPPAALHETIREAAAVCPAAAITVRE
- a CDS encoding cytochrome P450, with the protein product MTQLPRFPFESDAALEPPAEWASYQERCPVAKVQLASGDEATLITRYEDVKSVLADPRFTRPTAADNAARVADTESGGLFNNEMSTVLPQHGEGHLRWRRMIGKWFTAKRMNALRPAIEAMAEQLVDDMVAKGSPADLKAALGFPLPVWVICDLLGVPDADRDRFAHWSDALLSMTRYTQAEMDLAQAEFARYMAGHIAAKRAEPGEDLLSALIAETGPDGEPMSDPALIATGMGLLIAGHETTANMITKMTAMLLADRRHWERLLAEPSLVRTAVEETLRLDANAGFGMARYLTEDIEIAGTTLPSGTTAVCSMAAANRDERAFTAAAELDLGRSPNPHLAFGAGAHACLGQPLARTELQVTLEVLLRRLPALELAVPVAELRKVEGLAVGGLRELPVRWGP
- a CDS encoding TetR/AcrR family transcriptional regulator, which translates into the protein MGAMTTSRAARAQATREQILTAAERLFAEHGVFAVSNRQVAEAAGQGNNTVVGYHFGTKADLVRAVIRRHATAMERRRDPMVAEVAGSREVRDWITCLVRPLTDHLASLGSPTWFARFAAQVMTDPSLRPIMEEEALTSPSLHRIVDGLHRSLPDLPGEVRDERGGMLRHLMVHMMAERELALAEHTHTPRSSWQDAGTGLIDALVGLWLAPVTKEEP